A genomic stretch from Dissulfuribacter thermophilus includes:
- the cysS gene encoding cysteine--tRNA ligase yields MAITVYSSHLKKKIPFSPIEEGKVRMYVCGITAYDRCHIGHARSAVVFDSIFRYLREKGFEVKFIRNFTDIDDKIINRAKEEGISPKELAEREIAHFYEDMDALGIERATFEPRATEHIPEIIALIETLIEKGHAYERGGDVYFRVRTFPQYGELSGRNIDELRAGARIDVGELKDDPLDFALWKGAKPGEPKWDSPWGEGRPGWHIECSAMSMKYLGNTLDIHGGGLDLIFPHHENEKAQSEAATGRPFVNYWLHNGFVTIKGEKMSKSLGNFITIKDILSEFHPEALRLFLLSKHYRSPLDYSPEALRENEAAISRCYYTLFEALDVIEAPVKKKRPIEGRAQDALRELEGVKQAFYSAMDDDFNTAKAVGHLFEGIRHLNTVIEEAKRRPSALYKDELQEALKTFSTIGKVLGILQEDPKEFLERRNISYLKSIGLTKEYVEDAIKRRELARKAKDWQTADSIRDELQSKGISLMDTPQGTRWRIEK; encoded by the coding sequence ATGGCTATTACAGTATATTCATCGCATTTGAAAAAGAAGATCCCTTTCTCCCCTATTGAAGAGGGAAAGGTGCGAATGTATGTATGCGGAATTACCGCATATGACAGGTGCCATATTGGCCATGCCCGTTCCGCAGTGGTGTTTGATTCCATTTTCCGTTATCTCAGAGAAAAGGGTTTTGAGGTAAAGTTTATTAGGAATTTTACGGATATAGATGATAAGATTATTAACAGGGCCAAGGAAGAGGGCATTTCTCCGAAAGAGCTCGCTGAAAGGGAAATAGCCCATTTTTATGAGGATATGGACGCCCTAGGGATTGAAAGAGCAACTTTTGAGCCCAGGGCTACAGAGCATATCCCTGAGATTATTGCCCTGATCGAGACCCTGATTGAAAAAGGTCATGCCTATGAGAGGGGAGGAGATGTCTATTTCAGAGTGCGCACCTTCCCCCAATATGGTGAGCTTTCCGGGAGAAATATAGATGAGTTGAGGGCAGGGGCCAGAATCGATGTAGGTGAGCTGAAGGACGATCCGCTTGATTTTGCCCTTTGGAAAGGGGCCAAGCCAGGAGAGCCAAAGTGGGATAGCCCCTGGGGTGAAGGGAGGCCGGGATGGCATATTGAGTGTTCTGCAATGAGCATGAAATACCTCGGCAATACCCTAGACATCCATGGAGGGGGGCTAGACCTAATTTTCCCCCATCATGAAAACGAAAAGGCTCAGTCTGAGGCTGCTACTGGGAGACCATTTGTCAACTACTGGCTCCACAATGGTTTCGTCACAATAAAAGGCGAAAAGATGTCCAAGTCCTTGGGTAATTTCATAACCATTAAGGACATCTTGAGTGAATTTCACCCTGAGGCCCTGCGTTTGTTCTTGCTGTCCAAGCACTATAGGAGTCCGTTGGACTATAGCCCTGAGGCCCTGCGTGAAAATGAGGCAGCTATATCGAGGTGCTACTATACACTATTTGAAGCCTTAGATGTCATTGAAGCTCCTGTTAAAAAGAAGCGGCCGATAGAAGGTCGGGCCCAGGATGCCCTGAGGGAATTGGAGGGAGTCAAACAGGCATTTTATTCGGCCATGGACGATGATTTCAATACAGCGAAGGCCGTAGGTCATCTATTTGAAGGGATTCGCCACTTAAACACTGTTATAGAAGAGGCAAAACGCCGACCCTCAGCCCTATATAAGGATGAGTTACAAGAGGCACTGAAAACGTTTAGCACCATAGGTAAGGTGCTGGGTATTTTACAGGAAGATCCCAAAGAATTTTTAGAACGTAGAAATATCTCCTATCTTAAGAGTATTGGACTTACCAAGGAATATGTTGAAGACGCCATAAAGAGGCGTGAACTGGCAAGAAAGGCCAAGGATTGGCAGACAGCAGATTCCATTAGGGATGAACTTCAAAGTAAGGGAATATCCCTCATGGATACTCCACAAGGGACGAGGTGGCGGATAGAAAAATAG